The Cloeon dipterum chromosome X, ieCloDipt1.1, whole genome shotgun sequence genome includes a window with the following:
- the LOC135946455 gene encoding uncharacterized protein LOC135946455, translating into MVRSNFLLAAIAVYVINVIPHSKAASIENRETAYWESSVEEEDSEFYVQFTPVSRDEAFKRCKSMDMHLAAITSQQKWESVKFWLLLNGFYWGYFWTSGVMELGASSWVWENSKQEVTEFQWAPFQPELDGDDERQCIGFTVELGGWYVFDCDHERLSFICER; encoded by the exons ATGGTCCGCTCCAATTTCCTCCTGGCAGCAATCGCTGTCTACGTCATAAAT GTTATTCCACACAGCAAGGCAGCGAGCATAGAAAATAGAG aaaCCGCGTATTGGGAATCGAGCGTAGAGGAAGAGGATAGCGAGTTTTACGTGCAATTTACGCCGGTGTCACGCGACGAGGCGTTCAAAAGGTGCAAGTCGATGGACATGCATCTCGCAGCCATCACGTCCCAGCAAAAGTGGGAATCGGTCAAATTTTGGCTCCTCTTGAACG GCTTTTACTGGGGCTACTTCTGGACGAGCGGAGTGATGGAGTTGGGCGCCAGCAGCTGGGTTTGGGAAAACTCCAAGCAGGAGGTCACCGAGTTCCAGTGGGCGCCGTTCCAGCCAGAACTAG aTGGAGATGATGAAAGACAGTGCATTGGCTTCACCGTTGAACTCGGCGGCTGGTACGTCTTTGACTGCGATCACGAAAGACTTTCATTCATCTGCGAGAGATGA